The following coding sequences are from one Bacteroidales bacterium window:
- a CDS encoding acyl carrier protein has protein sequence MSEISEKVKAIIVDKLSVDESEVTPEASFTNDLGADSLDTVELIMEFEKVFDITIPEDQSESISTVGDAIKFIESKLQ, from the coding sequence ATGTCTGAGATTTCTGAAAAAGTAAAAGCAATTATTGTAGACAAACTTAGTGTTGATGAGTCAGAGGTAACTCCAGAGGCAAGCTTCACAAACGACCTTGGTGCTGATTCTCTTGATACAGTAGAGTTGATCATGGAGTTCGAGAAAGTATTTGATATTACTATTCCCGAGGATCAATCAGAGTCAATCTCAACTGTAGGTGACGCAATCAAATTTATCGAGTCTAAACTACAGTAA
- a CDS encoding 2,3-bisphosphoglycerate-independent phosphoglycerate mutase gives MLSELYFKIRLFTLWGKKSYFLLYKLLGFIPDNLEIYREALSHASIKATRKDGERLNNERLEFLGDTILDTIVSDILYHKYPNEREGFLTNMRSSIVQRKSLDRIAQQMNISDILSVSYDITLLNNHIGGNALEALIGAIYLDKGYDVCRKFVKDKIVTPYIDMDMLAQTEENYKSRLMEWCQKNRVDIDYILLDNHTEKGNCQIFKFEVFIEGIACGRGKGRSKKAAQQEAARKAYKLILNDEEAKKRIFDAQNYSKLAENRVTSQKISELASEHTENESNNNNKIINAMSKKALLMILDGWGIGNHDKADVIYNTPTPYWDYLVSTYPNSQLQASGENVGLPDGQMGNSEVGHLNIGAGRVVYQDLVKINKACKENTILQNPEIVSAFSYAKENGKNIHFMGLTSDGGVHSSLEHLYKLCDIAKEYAIDNCFIHCFMDGRDTDPKSGKGFIEALTDHCQKSAGRIASIIGRYYAMDRDKRWERVKEAYDLLVKGVGKKAEDMVVAMQESYDEGVTDEFIKPIVNSGFDGTIKEGDVVIFFNYRNDRAKELTIVLTQQDMPEEGMMTIPGLQYYCMTPYDASFKGVHILFDKENVVNTLGEYLASKGKTQLHIAETEKYAHVTFFFNGGRETPYDNEERILVPSPKVATYDLKPEMSAYEVKDKLVEAIKSDKFDFIVVNFANGDMVGHTGIYEAIEKAVVAVDACVKDVIEAAKATGYEAIIIADHGNADNAVNSDNTPNTAHSLNPVPCVYVTENKSAQIENGILADVAPTILNIMGLEQPAEMSGKNLIK, from the coding sequence GTGTTAAGCGAACTATATTTTAAGATAAGACTTTTTACTCTTTGGGGTAAGAAGTCTTATTTTTTACTCTATAAATTATTGGGATTTATCCCTGATAATTTAGAAATTTATAGAGAAGCCCTTTCGCATGCCTCAATTAAGGCAACACGTAAAGATGGCGAGAGGCTAAATAATGAACGCTTAGAGTTTTTGGGCGATACCATTTTAGACACTATAGTCAGTGATATATTGTATCACAAATACCCAAACGAGCGAGAGGGGTTCTTGACCAATATGAGGTCGAGCATTGTACAACGTAAAAGTTTGGACAGAATAGCACAACAGATGAACATCAGCGATATTTTATCTGTTTCATACGATATCACCCTATTAAATAACCATATAGGCGGAAATGCCTTAGAGGCTCTTATAGGAGCAATATATTTAGACAAAGGATACGATGTATGTCGTAAATTTGTCAAAGATAAAATAGTAACACCATATATTGATATGGACATGTTGGCACAAACCGAAGAGAATTATAAATCAAGATTAATGGAGTGGTGCCAAAAAAACAGAGTAGATATAGATTATATCCTACTCGACAATCACACCGAAAAAGGCAACTGTCAAATATTCAAGTTTGAAGTATTTATTGAGGGCATTGCCTGTGGACGAGGTAAAGGACGTTCAAAAAAAGCAGCCCAGCAAGAGGCTGCACGTAAGGCCTACAAGTTGATTTTAAATGACGAAGAGGCCAAAAAGCGAATTTTTGATGCACAAAACTATTCAAAGTTAGCAGAAAATAGAGTAACTTCGCAAAAAATTTCAGAACTGGCATCTGAACATACAGAAAACGAAAGTAATAATAACAACAAAATAATTAACGCTATGAGTAAAAAAGCCCTTTTAATGATTTTGGATGGTTGGGGAATTGGCAACCACGACAAAGCAGACGTTATCTATAACACACCCACTCCCTATTGGGATTATTTGGTAAGTACATATCCAAACTCACAACTTCAAGCAAGTGGCGAGAATGTAGGTTTACCCGATGGACAAATGGGTAACTCTGAGGTAGGACACCTTAACATTGGAGCAGGTCGCGTAGTATATCAAGACCTCGTAAAAATTAATAAGGCATGTAAAGAGAATACCATTCTTCAAAACCCCGAAATAGTATCGGCTTTCTCATATGCAAAAGAGAATGGCAAAAACATTCACTTTATGGGATTAACCTCTGACGGAGGAGTACACAGTTCATTAGAGCATCTTTACAAACTTTGCGATATAGCAAAAGAGTATGCTATTGACAACTGTTTCATCCACTGTTTTATGGATGGTCGTGATACCGATCCCAAAAGCGGAAAAGGATTTATTGAGGCATTAACAGACCATTGCCAAAAAAGTGCAGGACGAATAGCATCAATCATAGGACGCTACTATGCAATGGACCGCGACAAACGTTGGGAGCGTGTAAAAGAGGCGTACGACCTATTGGTAAAAGGAGTAGGTAAAAAAGCCGAAGATATGGTTGTAGCAATGCAAGAGTCGTATGATGAAGGAGTTACAGATGAGTTTATCAAACCAATTGTAAATAGCGGATTTGATGGAACAATTAAAGAGGGCGATGTAGTAATATTCTTCAACTATCGTAACGACCGTGCAAAAGAGTTAACAATAGTTCTTACACAACAAGATATGCCTGAGGAGGGAATGATGACAATCCCGGGATTACAATACTACTGTATGACACCCTACGATGCATCATTCAAGGGAGTACACATTCTATTTGACAAAGAGAATGTAGTAAACACATTAGGAGAGTATCTTGCAAGTAAAGGCAAAACACAACTTCATATTGCAGAAACAGAAAAGTATGCACACGTAACATTCTTCTTTAACGGAGGACGTGAAACACCATACGACAATGAGGAGCGTATTCTTGTACCATCACCAAAAGTAGCAACATACGACCTTAAACCCGAAATGAGTGCATACGAGGTAAAAGATAAATTGGTAGAGGCTATAAAATCAGACAAATTTGATTTCATAGTAGTAAACTTTGCTAATGGCGATATGGTAGGTCACACAGGAATATACGAAGCAATAGAGAAAGCAGTAGTTGCGGTAGATGCTTGTGTAAAAGATGTAATTGAGGCAGCAAAGGCAACAGGATATGAGGCAATAATCATTGCCGACCATGGAAATGCCGACAACGCAGTAAATAGCGATAATACACCAAACACAGCACACTCATTGAATCCGGTACCATGTGTGTATGTAACAGAGAACAAATCAGCACAAATTGAAAACGGAATATTGGCAGATGTTGCCCCCACTATCTTAAACATAATGGGATTAGAGCAACCAGCCGAAATGAGCGGAAAGAACCTTATAAAATAG
- a CDS encoding glycosyltransferase family 9 protein, with amino-acid sequence MSKTCDKILVIRLSALGDVAMVIPVLYPICREYPQKEFTLLTSPMAAQLYVDTPENLIVKSVDTKKDYKGLKGIFKLFGELKRERFDAVADLHDVLRSKILSLLFKISGVKVATINKGRNEKRNITSPDKSGSLKQLKTSFERYADVFKELELVAKQDFKPLNVSTPIPEWLQRNTTDKTKWIGVAPISLHKGKNYPLERMREVVERLAQTKQYKIFIFGSPSDGKLLDSWQDKEGYIISLCNHKLGFRNEMALMKQLVVVVSMDSSNMHIARLVGTPVISVWGATHRYTGFLGWGLNKESVIERNDLECRPCSVFGNRPCKYGDYRCMDIAPEKVIEKIKEISVGE; translated from the coding sequence ATGAGCAAAACATGCGATAAAATTCTTGTAATACGACTATCGGCATTGGGTGATGTAGCTATGGTTATTCCTGTGCTATATCCTATTTGTCGAGAATATCCACAAAAGGAGTTTACTCTTTTAACCTCGCCTATGGCTGCTCAACTATACGTTGATACGCCCGAAAACCTTATTGTAAAGAGTGTTGATACTAAAAAAGATTATAAGGGCTTAAAGGGTATATTTAAACTATTTGGAGAGTTAAAGAGAGAACGATTTGATGCTGTTGCTGACCTGCATGATGTGCTACGCTCAAAGATTTTATCGTTACTCTTTAAGATAAGCGGTGTAAAGGTTGCAACTATCAACAAAGGGCGTAACGAAAAACGTAATATAACATCACCTGATAAGAGTGGCTCATTGAAGCAACTTAAAACATCGTTTGAACGCTACGCCGATGTTTTTAAAGAGTTAGAACTGGTGGCAAAGCAGGATTTTAAACCGCTCAATGTTTCAACTCCTATACCCGAATGGTTACAACGCAATACTACTGATAAAACAAAATGGATTGGTGTTGCTCCTATCTCTCTTCACAAAGGGAAGAACTACCCTTTGGAGAGAATGAGAGAGGTTGTGGAGAGGCTTGCTCAAACCAAGCAGTATAAGATATTTATTTTTGGCTCTCCATCGGATGGTAAGTTGCTTGACAGTTGGCAAGATAAAGAGGGGTATATAATTTCGTTGTGTAACCATAAATTGGGTTTTAGAAACGAAATGGCTCTTATGAAACAACTTGTAGTTGTTGTTTCGATGGACTCTTCCAATATGCACATTGCCCGTCTTGTGGGAACGCCTGTTATTTCTGTTTGGGGTGCCACTCACCGATATACGGGTTTCTTGGGCTGGGGATTGAACAAAGAGAGTGTTATTGAACGTAACGACCTTGAGTGCCGACCTTGTTCGGTATTTGGAAACAGACCTTGCAAGTATGGCGATTATAGATGTATGGATATAGCCCCTGAAAAGGTTATAGAGAAAATAAAAGAGATTTCAGTGGGGGAATAG
- the ruvB gene encoding Holliday junction branch migration DNA helicase RuvB, producing the protein MEDFDIRNINSYDERDTDKVLRPLNFDDFSGQEKIIENLKVFVAAAKLRGESLDHLLLHGPPGLGKTTLANIVANELGVGFKVTSGPVLDKPGDLAGLLTSLEPNDVLFIDEIHRLSPIVEEYLYSAMEDFRIDIMIDKGPSARSIQLSLNPFTLVGATTRSGLLTSPLRARFGINSHLEYYDHKTLANIIKRSATILKVPCTEEAATEISLRSRGTPRIANALLRRVRDFAQIKGSGKITLDIARFSLEALNIDKFGLDEIDNKILSIIIDKFKGGPVGVNTIATALGEDSGTLEEVYEPFLIKEGFIKRTPRGREVTELAYKHLGRTPATPQGTLFDL; encoded by the coding sequence ATGGAAGATTTTGATATAAGAAACATAAACAGTTACGATGAACGCGATACCGACAAAGTGTTGCGACCTTTGAACTTTGATGATTTTAGCGGACAAGAGAAAATCATTGAGAACTTAAAGGTGTTCGTAGCGGCAGCAAAACTACGTGGTGAGTCGCTTGACCACCTACTTTTGCACGGCCCTCCAGGACTTGGCAAAACAACTCTTGCCAACATTGTAGCTAATGAACTTGGAGTGGGATTTAAGGTAACTTCGGGACCTGTGTTAGATAAACCCGGCGACCTTGCAGGATTACTCACTTCGCTTGAGCCAAACGATGTGTTGTTCATTGATGAGATACATCGCCTAAGCCCAATAGTAGAGGAGTATCTATACTCGGCAATGGAGGATTTCAGGATTGATATAATGATAGATAAAGGGCCAAGTGCACGTTCAATACAACTATCGTTAAACCCCTTTACTCTTGTTGGTGCTACAACCCGAAGCGGACTACTCACAAGCCCCCTAAGAGCCAGATTTGGTATTAACAGCCACTTGGAGTATTACGACCACAAGACTCTTGCCAACATTATTAAACGTTCGGCAACCATACTAAAAGTGCCTTGTACCGAAGAGGCTGCAACTGAGATTTCGTTACGAAGTAGGGGTACTCCACGTATAGCCAACGCTCTGCTTCGCCGAGTCAGAGACTTTGCTCAGATAAAGGGTAGTGGCAAGATTACTCTCGACATTGCACGTTTCTCGTTAGAGGCTCTAAACATTGATAAATTTGGATTGGATGAGATAGACAACAAGATACTATCTATAATTATTGATAAATTTAAAGGTGGCCCTGTGGGTGTAAATACCATAGCAACTGCGTTGGGCGAGGACTCTGGAACTCTTGAGGAGGTATATGAGCCTTTCTTAATAAAAGAGGGTTTTATAAAACGTACTCCTCGCGGAAGAGAGGTAACCGAACTCGCATACAAACATTTGGGACGCACACCAGCAACTCCTCAAGGCACTCTATTTGATTTATAA
- the fabF gene encoding beta-ketoacyl-ACP synthase II, translating to MELKRIVVTGLGAVTPLGNDVETTWNALINGVSGAGPITLFDASLFKTQFACEVKNFDPIQYIERRDARRLDRYTQLAIASAVQAVEDANLDMETVNKDRVGVVYSAGIGGLKSFEDEVGEYFLHPEKGPRFSPFFIPKIIPDIAAGHISMRYGFRGPNYATVSACASSTNALIDAFNLIRLGKADIIVSGGAEAGVNITGIGGFNAMHALSTRNDSPQTASRPLSASRDGFVLGEGAACLVLEEMEHALARGAKIYAEVIGGGLSADAHHLTASHPEGLGAKLVIKNALADAEINPEDVDYINIHGTSTPVGDISEVKAIKEVFGEHAKKLNISSTKSMTGHLLGAAGAMEALVCVKTVQEDIVPPTINHEEGDEDPEIDYSLNYTFNKAQKRVVNVALSNTFGFGGHNASLIVKKFVK from the coding sequence ATGGAATTAAAAAGAATTGTAGTAACAGGTTTGGGAGCGGTTACTCCGTTAGGTAACGATGTAGAAACCACATGGAATGCTCTTATTAACGGGGTAAGCGGTGCCGGACCTATTACTCTTTTCGATGCCTCATTATTTAAGACACAATTTGCATGCGAAGTTAAAAACTTCGATCCAATACAATATATCGAGCGTCGTGATGCTCGAAGACTTGACCGTTATACTCAATTAGCAATTGCTTCGGCAGTGCAAGCGGTAGAGGATGCAAACCTCGATATGGAGACGGTAAATAAAGATCGTGTAGGTGTTGTCTATTCAGCAGGTATCGGAGGTTTGAAATCATTTGAGGATGAAGTTGGAGAGTATTTCCTTCACCCTGAAAAAGGTCCAAGATTTAGTCCTTTCTTTATCCCTAAAATTATTCCTGATATAGCAGCAGGACATATATCAATGCGATACGGATTTAGAGGTCCTAACTACGCAACAGTATCAGCTTGTGCTTCATCAACAAATGCACTTATTGACGCATTCAACCTAATACGTTTAGGGAAAGCAGATATAATTGTATCAGGAGGAGCAGAAGCAGGAGTTAACATCACAGGAATCGGAGGATTTAATGCAATGCACGCATTATCAACTCGTAACGATTCTCCTCAAACAGCAAGTCGTCCATTGAGTGCAAGTAGAGACGGATTTGTTCTTGGCGAGGGAGCAGCATGTTTAGTTTTAGAAGAGATGGAACATGCGTTAGCACGTGGAGCAAAGATATATGCTGAGGTTATCGGAGGAGGTCTTTCGGCAGATGCACATCACTTAACAGCATCACACCCCGAAGGTTTAGGAGCAAAACTAGTAATCAAAAATGCTCTTGCCGATGCAGAGATTAACCCTGAAGATGTAGATTATATCAACATTCACGGAACATCAACACCTGTTGGAGATATATCGGAAGTAAAGGCAATAAAAGAGGTTTTTGGAGAACATGCCAAGAAACTGAACATCAGTTCTACAAAATCTATGACTGGACACCTTTTAGGTGCAGCAGGAGCAATGGAGGCACTTGTTTGTGTTAAAACAGTGCAAGAAGATATAGTTCCTCCAACAATCAATCACGAAGAGGGTGATGAAGATCCTGAAATAGACTATTCTCTTAACTATACATTTAACAAAGCCCAAAAGAGGGTAGTAAATGTAGCGTTATCAAACACCTTCGGTTTCGGAGGTCACAATGCAAGTTTAATAGTTAAAAAATTTGTAAAATAA
- a CDS encoding DUF3410 domain-containing protein, which yields MKIVVDGHIPYLRGVLDAYANVEYVPAENIDNSAIKDADVLIIRTPTKCTPALLSGSKCKFIMTASIGIDHIDTDYCQQHGIMWRNSPGCNAYSVAQYVLASLLLYCDKKALTPSEVTVGVVGVGNVGKAVCDYLSKVGFKLLLNDPPRAEREGNEGFVTLKEIAEQCDVITMHTPLIKAGEHPTKHLADSNFFNSLTRKPFFINSARGGVVDDKALYKAKQDGKISDFVVDTWENEPNGIYTPLIDEAFIATSHIAGYSDDGKFNGSRTSVEEVAKFLGVDIEFTPNRATPKNDIIDLSKSKNIILDAVLATYNPLEDFERLKQNPANFEKLRVEYPFRREFGAYRVTGVDERYLPILKNLGFKE from the coding sequence ATGAAAATAGTAGTTGATGGCCATATCCCCTATTTGCGAGGAGTACTAGATGCCTATGCCAATGTAGAGTATGTACCAGCCGAGAATATAGACAACAGTGCAATTAAGGATGCAGATGTTTTAATAATCCGCACCCCGACAAAATGCACCCCTGCTTTACTGAGTGGTAGTAAATGTAAATTTATAATGACAGCAAGCATAGGTATTGACCACATTGATACCGATTATTGTCAGCAACATGGCATTATGTGGCGTAACTCTCCGGGATGTAATGCCTACTCAGTTGCACAATACGTATTAGCGTCGCTACTTCTCTATTGCGATAAAAAAGCTCTTACCCCCTCAGAGGTAACAGTAGGAGTAGTAGGAGTAGGAAACGTAGGCAAGGCAGTATGCGATTACCTCTCAAAAGTTGGCTTCAAACTCTTGCTAAATGATCCACCACGAGCAGAGAGGGAGGGGAACGAAGGATTTGTCACTCTTAAAGAGATAGCCGAGCAATGCGATGTTATAACAATGCACACCCCTCTGATTAAAGCAGGAGAGCACCCCACAAAACATTTAGCAGACAGCAACTTCTTTAACTCACTAACCAGAAAACCATTCTTTATCAATAGTGCAAGAGGAGGAGTAGTAGATGATAAAGCACTATATAAAGCAAAGCAAGATGGTAAAATCTCAGACTTTGTAGTTGATACATGGGAGAATGAACCCAATGGAATATATACCCCATTAATAGATGAAGCATTTATTGCCACTTCGCACATAGCAGGATATTCCGATGATGGCAAATTTAATGGCTCTCGCACTTCAGTTGAAGAGGTAGCAAAGTTCTTAGGTGTTGATATTGAGTTTACACCCAATAGAGCAACCCCTAAAAACGATATAATAGATTTAAGCAAATCAAAAAATATTATACTCGATGCAGTACTTGCAACATATAATCCACTTGAGGATTTTGAACGTTTAAAACAAAATCCTGCAAATTTTGAGAAACTGAGAGTAGAATATCCCTTCCGTCGCGAATTTGGAGCATATAGAGTAACAGGGGTAGATGAACGCTATTTACCTATACTTAAAAATTTAGGATTCAAGGAATAA
- a CDS encoding DUF4254 domain-containing protein, translating into MTFTEKSNRIFWNVCLDYHKHDDVDACMQNPYETSTIEYSLYKKCWIDAVQWHLEDIIRNPEIEPITALYIKRRIDKSNQDRTDLVEMIDSYFRDKYKDVEVAQDATINTESPAWAIDRLSILALKIYHMQQEVERTDATKEHIQKCQAKLDILLEQRIDLSTAIETLLNDIEAGRKYMKVYRQMKMYNDPETNPVLYGKK; encoded by the coding sequence ATGACTTTTACCGAAAAGAGCAACCGAATATTTTGGAATGTTTGTTTAGATTACCACAAACATGATGATGTTGATGCTTGTATGCAAAACCCTTACGAGACTTCAACCATCGAATATTCATTGTATAAAAAGTGTTGGATTGATGCTGTGCAATGGCACTTGGAAGATATTATTCGCAATCCCGAAATAGAACCTATAACAGCTCTATATATTAAAAGAAGAATTGATAAATCAAATCAAGACCGTACCGATTTGGTTGAGATGATTGATAGTTACTTCAGAGATAAGTACAAAGATGTTGAGGTTGCTCAAGATGCTACAATAAACACCGAAAGCCCTGCATGGGCAATTGACCGTTTGTCAATTTTGGCTCTTAAAATATATCATATGCAACAAGAGGTTGAGCGTACCGATGCAACAAAAGAACATATTCAAAAGTGTCAAGCAAAATTGGATATTTTGTTGGAACAACGTATCGACCTATCAACAGCAATAGAGACTCTATTAAACGACATAGAGGCAGGACGCAAATATATGAAAGTATATCGTCAAATGAAGATGTACAACGACCCTGAAACAAACCCAGTCCTCTACGGTAAAAAGTAG
- a CDS encoding oligosaccharide flippase family protein codes for MAGLKSLAKDTAIYGLSSILGKFLNWCFVFLYINVLRSTSDYGIVTNLYAYMALLLIILTYGMETGFFRFANDKENNNPMRVYSTTLISIATTSALFIAIVALFLNPISTIMGYPNGQECVMMLAIIIAIDAFISIPFAYLRYQKRAIRFASLKLINIALNIALNLFFFLLCPYIYERNPEAVSWFFSYDKLVYYIFVSNLISSVATLLMLLPQLRGFKYTFDKKLWCTMLRYSLPILVLGIAGIMNQTFDKMFYPILAANRPAYMEELGIYGAVFKIAIVMVMFTQAFRFAYEPFIFAKNKNEQGDAKTTYALTMKYFIITSLLIFLGVMYYIDIVSFLMPPAYFKGIHIVPVIMAAEVFFGVIFNLSLWYKLTDRTQWGAYLSIFGFVILATVNILFVPQYGYVACAWASFACYFAMMVASYIIGQHYYPIKYPLKEIGAYTLLAAILYVAGMYTPIENTILKYTLRTALLMIYLVAVAMPMLKARRG; via the coding sequence ATGGCAGGATTAAAATCATTGGCAAAAGATACCGCAATATACGGACTAAGCAGCATATTAGGTAAATTCCTGAATTGGTGCTTTGTGTTTCTGTATATAAACGTATTACGTTCCACTTCGGACTACGGAATAGTAACAAACCTATACGCCTATATGGCTCTGTTACTGATAATACTTACCTACGGAATGGAGACAGGCTTCTTCCGCTTTGCCAATGACAAAGAGAACAACAATCCTATGAGGGTATATAGCACCACGCTTATATCCATAGCCACTACATCGGCTCTGTTTATTGCAATAGTTGCACTCTTCCTTAACCCCATATCAACCATAATGGGCTACCCCAATGGGCAAGAGTGCGTGATGATGTTGGCTATAATAATAGCAATTGATGCCTTTATATCTATACCCTTTGCCTATCTGCGATACCAAAAGAGAGCCATTAGATTTGCTTCGCTAAAACTAATAAACATAGCACTTAACATTGCTCTGAACCTATTCTTCTTTTTGCTATGCCCATACATATATGAGCGTAACCCCGAAGCGGTATCGTGGTTTTTCAGTTACGACAAGTTGGTATATTACATCTTTGTATCTAACCTGATAAGTTCGGTTGCAACACTGCTGATGCTACTGCCTCAACTCAGAGGATTTAAATACACCTTTGACAAGAAACTATGGTGTACTATGCTCCGCTACTCCTTGCCAATACTTGTACTGGGGATAGCAGGGATAATGAATCAGACCTTTGATAAGATGTTCTACCCTATCCTTGCAGCAAATCGCCCCGCATATATGGAGGAGTTAGGAATATACGGAGCAGTATTTAAAATTGCCATAGTAATGGTTATGTTCACACAAGCATTCCGCTTTGCTTACGAGCCATTCATTTTTGCAAAAAACAAGAACGAGCAAGGCGATGCTAAAACTACATACGCCCTAACGATGAAATATTTTATCATAACATCGTTACTCATATTCTTGGGCGTGATGTATTACATTGATATAGTATCGTTTTTAATGCCCCCAGCCTACTTCAAAGGCATACATATTGTGCCTGTGATAATGGCAGCAGAGGTGTTCTTTGGCGTAATCTTTAACCTGTCGTTGTGGTATAAACTGACCGACCGCACTCAATGGGGTGCATACCTGTCAATATTTGGTTTTGTAATACTTGCAACTGTAAACATTCTCTTTGTTCCCCAATATGGATATGTAGCCTGTGCATGGGCATCGTTTGCCTGCTACTTTGCTATGATGGTTGCATCATACATTATTGGGCAACACTACTACCCAATAAAATACCCACTAAAAGAGATAGGTGCATACACTCTCCTTGCTGCCATACTTTATGTGGCGGGAATGTACACCCCTATCGAAAATACAATACTTAAATACACCCTTCGCACCGCCCTGCTTATGATATATTTAGTTGCAGTTGCTATGCCTATGCTTAAAGCGAGGAGGGGGTAA
- a CDS encoding DUF3109 family protein, which yields MIKIGDTLVSLDVIECYFCCNLDDCKGACCIEGDAGAPITKEEEEALNEALPAVIDQLPKEAREVIKKQGVSYVDEEGDLVTSIIGNKDCVFCTYDKKGVCLCALEIGYNRGECKFKKPVSCHLYPIRLTEYPTFTAVNYDERKICRGAVKLGKEKGIRVYQFLEGPLVRHFGEEWYQELKQVAEEYLRQQGESV from the coding sequence GTGATAAAGATAGGGGATACTCTGGTAAGTCTCGATGTAATCGAATGTTACTTCTGTTGTAATCTTGACGATTGCAAAGGGGCTTGCTGTATAGAGGGAGATGCAGGAGCTCCAATAACCAAAGAGGAAGAGGAGGCATTAAACGAGGCTCTCCCTGCTGTAATAGATCAGTTACCCAAAGAGGCACGAGAGGTTATAAAAAAACAAGGAGTATCGTATGTTGATGAGGAGGGCGATTTAGTCACCTCAATAATAGGAAACAAAGATTGCGTTTTCTGCACATACGATAAAAAAGGAGTATGTCTGTGTGCGTTGGAGATAGGGTATAACAGAGGCGAATGTAAGTTTAAAAAACCGGTATCGTGTCACCTATATCCCATACGCTTAACAGAATATCCAACATTCACAGCAGTGAATTATGATGAGAGGAAAATATGCAGAGGAGCGGTAAAACTCGGAAAAGAGAAAGGAATAAGAGTTTACCAGTTTCTTGAAGGACCTCTTGTAAGACACTTTGGCGAGGAGTGGTACCAAGAGTTAAAACAAGTTGCCGAAGAGTATCTACGCCAACAAGGCGAGAGTGTTTAA